The following are encoded in a window of Sphingobium sp. AP49 genomic DNA:
- a CDS encoding Ca2+-dependent phosphoinositide-specific phospholipase C, with translation MNKTIAGGIAAAALIASAAWGKEAMDSAAPDDALTINQIQVVGTHNSYAMPADPRVMALMAPRLSALMEKMGLGMTAAQRAAMEDEHPGGLTDMAKTLDYVQMPLQAQLRSGVRSIELDLQPDPKGGAYADPLPYRQLREQGATNLAPIYAEELRKPGIKVFHVADLDFRSQCPSFRSCLTLLKQWSDSEPDHSPVFILLEPKLSGLDRAIPGAATVPPFDQAAFDEVDESIRTILGRDKVFAPDDLRGSMPTLEAAALAQRWPSVKAARGKFIFLFLVPGMNLPAFAPYLDGRPSLQGRMAFVQGKPGMAHTAFMLFDNALSHGAEIKDAVKKGYLVRARADIDTVDARNDDVRRRDAALASGAQIISTDYLSAPNVYANGYHLAPFAQGWRCNSVVAKCGAGK, from the coding sequence ATGAACAAGACGATTGCTGGCGGCATCGCCGCCGCCGCGCTCATCGCGAGCGCGGCCTGGGGAAAAGAAGCGATGGACAGCGCAGCGCCGGACGATGCGCTGACCATCAACCAGATCCAGGTGGTGGGCACGCATAACAGCTATGCCATGCCCGCCGACCCACGCGTCATGGCGCTGATGGCACCGCGCCTGTCCGCGCTGATGGAGAAAATGGGTCTGGGGATGACAGCGGCGCAGCGCGCGGCGATGGAAGATGAGCACCCCGGCGGCCTGACCGACATGGCCAAGACGCTGGATTATGTGCAGATGCCGTTGCAGGCGCAGTTGCGCAGCGGCGTGCGCAGCATCGAGCTGGACCTGCAGCCCGACCCCAAGGGCGGCGCCTATGCCGATCCCCTGCCCTATCGCCAGTTGCGCGAACAGGGCGCGACCAATCTGGCGCCCATCTATGCCGAGGAACTGCGCAAGCCGGGCATCAAGGTCTTCCATGTCGCCGACCTCGATTTCCGCAGCCAGTGCCCCAGCTTCCGCTCCTGCCTGACGCTGCTGAAACAATGGTCGGACAGCGAGCCGGACCATAGCCCGGTCTTCATCCTGCTGGAGCCCAAGCTGTCCGGGCTGGATCGCGCCATCCCCGGCGCGGCGACCGTTCCGCCCTTCGATCAGGCGGCGTTCGACGAGGTGGACGAGAGCATCCGCACGATCCTGGGCCGGGACAAAGTGTTCGCGCCCGACGATCTGCGCGGGTCCATGCCGACGCTGGAGGCTGCGGCGCTTGCCCAGCGCTGGCCCAGCGTGAAGGCCGCGCGCGGCAAGTTCATCTTCCTGTTCCTGGTGCCGGGCATGAACCTGCCGGCCTTTGCCCCCTATCTGGACGGGCGTCCGTCCTTGCAGGGGCGCATGGCCTTTGTTCAGGGCAAGCCCGGCATGGCGCACACCGCCTTCATGCTGTTCGACAATGCGCTGAGCCACGGCGCGGAAATCAAGGATGCGGTGAAGAAGGGCTATCTGGTCCGCGCTCGCGCCGACATCGACACCGTCGATGCCCGCAACGACGACGTCCGTCGCCGCGATGCCGCGCTGGCGAGCGGGGCGCAGATCATCTCCACCGATTATCTGAGCGCGCCCAATGTCTATGCCAATGGCTATCATCTGGCGCCCTTCGCCCAGGGCTGGCGTTGCAACAGCGTCGTCGCCAAATGCGGTGCCGGCAAATGA